The Bernardetia sp. ABR2-2B DNA window AGTAGAACGGACTTTTCAAACTCAACAAAAACAGCAAGATAACCGTCCACTTTTTAAGGCAGCAAATTCTACCAAAGAGCTTCATAAATTAATTTCTCAAAAATGGAAGGAAAGAAAAGATTTTTATAAACAAGCACATTTTGAGATAGAAAATTCTGATAGTTATGAGGACAAATACGATTTGTTTTTTTCTAAATTACAAAGGATGTAAAAGTGTTTTGTATAAATGAATTATAAATCTTGAAAAACATAGCTTTATAGCTTACTTTTGTAATTCGTAAATATTTTGCGTAGTCGACAGTCCAACTCCGTTAAGGATGTTCCAACTGTTATGAATTATTGTACTTTTGATACTTGGAAAGTGTCAGCTACTTTTTTTAAAAATGAACAAAAACGAAAAAATACAAAGTCAGCAAATAGACTTTAAAAAGCAAAGTGGGCTTGTTCCTGTTGTTATTCAAGATAACAAAACAATGCGTGTTTTGATGCTTGGTTTTATGAATCAAGAAGCCTTTGAAAAAACACAAAAAGAAGGAAAAGTAACTTTTTTTAGCCGAACCAAAAACCGTCTTTGGACAAAAGGAGAAACTTCTGGAAACTTCTTGTATGTACAAAAGATACATTTAGATTGTGATAATGATACCCTTCTTATTTTTGTAAAGCCAGAAGGAGAAGTTTGTCATAAAGGAAATGATACTTGCTTTGGTGAAGAAAAAAATACAGCAAATATTAATTTCTTACAACACTTAGAAGATACCATTGAAAAAAGAAGTGAAGATACAGAAGAAAATGCAAGTTCTTATACCAACAAGCTTTTGAAAAGAGGTGTTCATAAAGTGGCTCAAAAGGTAGGCGAAGAAGCTGTTGAAGTAGTTATTGATGCGATGAGAGCAGATAAAGAAAGGTTCAAAGAAGAATGTGGCGATTTATTATATCACTTGCTCGTTTTGATGAAATCTCAAGATGTGAAAATAGATGAGGTAATGGAAGTATTGGAAAAAAGACATAAGTAAATAGTCACCAGTAAGTAGTTATTAGTAACCAGTTAAATACAGAATACAGTTTATTGAAAATTTTATTCTGTATTTTTTGAATTTCATTGAACTTTATGTACAAATTTACGTACAATAAAATGTACGTTTTATTAAATTTAAGTTATCAGAAAAATGAAAGTAATTACACTATCAGAACTTCGCAAAAACATGAAAAAGCATTTTGATGAAGTTACAGATTCTATGGAAACGATAGCTATTCCTAGAAGTAATAAAGAAGAAGAAGCTGTTATAATTATGTCTTTGAAAGAATATAACTCATTGAAAGAAACTAATTATTTATTATCTACTCAAACAAATAGAGATAGGTTGAATAAGTCTATTGAGCAAATGCAAACAGGAAAAGCAGTCAAATTCGATATTTAAACTTTGCCCAAAAACTAGAATAAAATGAATATTGAATTTACAACAATTGCTTGGGAGGATTTTTCATATTGGATAGAAAATGATATTTCTAAGGTAAATAGAGTAAAAGAGTTAGTGAAGTCTATAAAA harbors:
- a CDS encoding type II toxin-antitoxin system Phd/YefM family antitoxin, translating into MKVITLSELRKNMKKHFDEVTDSMETIAIPRSNKEEEAVIIMSLKEYNSLKETNYLLSTQTNRDRLNKSIEQMQTGKAVKFDI
- the hisIE gene encoding bifunctional phosphoribosyl-AMP cyclohydrolase/phosphoribosyl-ATP diphosphatase HisIE, which codes for MNKNEKIQSQQIDFKKQSGLVPVVIQDNKTMRVLMLGFMNQEAFEKTQKEGKVTFFSRTKNRLWTKGETSGNFLYVQKIHLDCDNDTLLIFVKPEGEVCHKGNDTCFGEEKNTANINFLQHLEDTIEKRSEDTEENASSYTNKLLKRGVHKVAQKVGEEAVEVVIDAMRADKERFKEECGDLLYHLLVLMKSQDVKIDEVMEVLEKRHK